From Nitrospirota bacterium, one genomic window encodes:
- a CDS encoding C4-type zinc ribbon domain-containing protein encodes MNHNLSPLIALQKLDLRIMEINNQRRKIPERLNAVETPLREAKQLLQETNAALETVVKERRSHEKDLEVHEAHTEKMKSRLSELKSNKEYQAHLFEIEVANKKKGDFEEKILLCMEKVEQLQQTAKEAQEKLAVVERVFTQEKKISDELEKKIAAELADLEGQQQAHSAHVEKGLLRRYTAIKTAGKDQALAEIKDGTCSGCRLQLAPQLISEVKRSQDLQTCPYCRRMLYWDGQIPEVAHPGPDPDKSSILEIGESV; translated from the coding sequence TTGAACCATAATCTTTCCCCCCTGATCGCGCTGCAAAAGTTGGATCTCCGAATCATGGAGATCAATAATCAACGTCGAAAGATTCCTGAACGACTCAACGCGGTTGAAACCCCGCTTCGAGAGGCCAAGCAGCTTCTCCAGGAGACCAATGCCGCGCTAGAGACTGTGGTCAAAGAGCGGCGGTCGCATGAAAAGGATCTCGAGGTTCACGAAGCCCATACTGAAAAGATGAAATCGCGGCTGTCTGAGCTGAAATCCAACAAGGAATATCAGGCTCATCTGTTTGAGATCGAGGTGGCCAACAAGAAGAAAGGCGACTTCGAAGAGAAAATTCTGCTCTGTATGGAGAAAGTCGAGCAGCTGCAGCAGACCGCCAAAGAAGCGCAAGAGAAGCTGGCCGTCGTCGAGAGGGTCTTTACTCAAGAGAAAAAGATCTCTGACGAATTAGAGAAAAAGATCGCAGCTGAGCTAGCGGATCTTGAAGGACAGCAGCAAGCCCATTCCGCTCATGTCGAGAAGGGGCTGCTCAGGCGGTATACGGCGATCAAGACGGCGGGGAAGGATCAAGCCCTCGCTGAGATTAAAGATGGAACCTGCTCCGGGTGCCGCTTGCAACTCGCCCCGCAACTGATTTCAGAAGTGAAGCGCTCGCAAGACCTTCAGACCTGCCCCTATTGTCGTCGGATGCTCTACTGGGATGGGCAAATTCCTGAGGTGGCACATCCGGGGCCCGATCCCGACAAGAGCTCCATCCTTGAGATCGGCGAGTCGGTTTAG